The following coding sequences lie in one Caretta caretta isolate rCarCar2 chromosome 28, rCarCar1.hap1, whole genome shotgun sequence genomic window:
- the LOC142070210 gene encoding uncharacterized protein LOC142070210, with protein MTTISLTTSPTSKTTTSATSTPTSTATTSSTPTPTSTATTSPTSTPTSMTTTSLTTTPTSTATTFSTSTPTTTATTSSSSTPTSMATTSSTTTPTSTPTATTSSTPTPTSTATTSLTTSPTSTATTSSTPTPTTTATTSSSSTPTTTATTSSSSTPTSTATTSSSSTPTSTATTSLTSTPTSMTTTSLTTSPTSTATTSSSSTPTSTTTTSATSTPTSTTTTSATSTPTSTATTSATTTSTSTTTTSSTSTPTTSTTTTSLTTSPTSTTTTSSSSTPTSMTTISLTTSPTSTTTTSATSTPTSTTTTSLTTSPTSTTTTSLTTTPTTTATTSLTTTPTSTATTSSTSTPTTTATTSSTPTPTSTATTSPTPTPTSMTTTSLTTTPTSTATTSSSSTPTSTATTSPTSTPTSTATTSPTTTSLTTTPTSTATTTSTPTPTTTATTSSTPTSTSTATTTTTSATSTPASTATTSSSSTPTSTATTSATSTPTSTTTTSATSTPTSTNTTSPTSTPTSMTTTSLTTTPTSTSTTSTPTTTATTSSSSTPSSTATTSSTPTPTITATISPTPTPTSTATTSLTTSPSSTATTSATSTPTSTATTSATSTPTSTTTTSATSTPASTATTSSSSTPTSTATTTSTPTTTATTSSTPTSTATTSATSTPTTTATTSSSSTPTRTATTSATSTPTSTTTTSATSTPTSTATTSSSSTPTTTATTSPTSMPTSTATTSATSTPTSTTTTSATSTPTSTATTSSTSTPTTTATTSSSSTPTSTTTTSPTTTSLTTTPTSTATTSATSTPTSTATTSSSSTPTTTATTSSTSTPTITATTSSSSTPTSTTTTSATSTPTSTVTTSPTSTPTSTATTSSSSTATTTATTSSSSTPTSTATTSATSTPTSMTTTSLTTTPTSTATTSSSSTPTSTATTSSTSTPTTPTPTSTATTSSTSTPTSTATTSPTATPTSTATTSSTSTPTSTATTSSTSTPTSTATTSSTPTPTSTATTSSSSTPTSTATTSPPTSTATTSPTTTSLTTSPTSTASTSSSSTPTSTATTSATSTPTSTATTSLTSTPTSTATTSLTSTPTSTATTSSSSTPTSTATTSSSSTPTSTATTSSSSTPTSTTTTSATSTPTSTATTSSTPTLTSTATTSSSSTPTPTISCQHGGTYNGIRCICVPGFSGPVCASHDASKACQNGSTPVGTKCICPPGYYGDLCESYNASRDCQNGGTPVGIECLCPPAHYGSRCELNNTTAGSTTTRSPTTSPVTTTSSTVSPPTASQNTTTPRTTTATSQDTTTPRTTTTTSQKTTTTMPRSTTTTTRSTSTQDVSPTCENGGTWMNGGCQCTSSFQGPKCQYAAEVIEVKLEVNVTVDVKLQITSHKFTPKLEDNTTQEYKIFTLHFKQQMKLVYSSIAGYKDVVILKLTQGSVVVDHIVILALPVTEELNMKVENVAEQLKTQIEMAAENQNCNGSSSMMCFNASSADVSNGTMPTFNGTEYCQESAPEGYGQFYFPNLTKSGLSCISNCTKSTPGFINCNHGQCQLTRAGPQCICSETGLYWYPTERCATRISKLAVGLGMAVAVLVIVSAILGVFLFRAKRMKTQFSLHLDNDTEKWYENDYAEWNTAGSFCIRNEGANFDKGSDSTNSFKVNMESIDSSLPVHIQRPEIVVTQL; from the exons tcctcctccacccccacgaccacggccaccacctcctcctcctccacccccaccagcacggccaccacctcctcctcctccacccccaccagcacggccaccacctccctcacctccacccccaccagcatgaccaccacctctctcaccaccagccccaccagcacggccaccacctcctcctcctccaccccgaccagcacgaccaccacctccgccacctccaccccgaccagcacgaccaccacctccgccacctccacccccaccagcacggccaccacctccgccaccaccacctccaccagcacgaccaccacctcctccacctccacccccacc accagcacgaccaccacctctctcaccaccagccctaccagcacgaccaccacctcctcctcctccacccccaccagcatgaccaccatctctctcaccaccagccctaccagcacgaccaccacctccgccacctccacccccaccagcacgaccaccacctctctcaccacGAGCCCTACCAGTAcgaccaccacctctctcaccaccacccccacgaccacggccaccacctctctcaccaccacccccaccagcacggccaccacctcctccacctccacccccacgaccacggccaccacctcctccacccccacccccaccagcacggccaccacctccccgacccccacccccaccagcatgaccaccacctctctcaccaccacccctaccagcacggccaccacctcctcctcctccacccccacgagcacggccaccacctcccccacctccacgcccaccagcacggccaccacctcccccaccaccacctctctcaccaccacccctaccagcactgccaccaccacctccacccccacccccacgaccacggccaccacctcctccacccccacctccaccagcacggccac cacgaccaccacctccgccacctccacccccgccAGCACGGCCAcgacttcctcctcctccacccccaccagcacggccaccacctccgccacctccaccccgaccagcacgaccaccacctccgccacctccaccccgaccagcacgaacaccacctcccccacctccacccccaccagcatgaccaccacctctctcaccaccacccctaccagcacctccaccacctccacccccacgaccacggccaccacctcctcctcctccacccccagcagcacggccaccacctcctccacccccacccccaccatcacggccaccatctcccccacccccacccccaccagcacggccaccacctctctcaccaccagcccttccagcacggccaccacctccgccacctccacccccacgagcacggccaccacctctgccacctccaccccgaccagcacgaccaccacctccgccacctccacccccgccAGCACGGCCacgacctcctcctcctccacccccaccagcacggccaccaccacctccacccccacgaccacagccaccacctcctccacccccaccagcacggccaccacctccgccacctccacccccacgaccacggccaccacctcctcctcctccacccccacccgcacagccaccacctctgccacctccaccccgaccagcacgaccaccacctccgccacctccacccccacgagcacggccaccacctcctcctcctccacccccacaaccacggccaccacctcccccacctccatgcccaccagcacggccaccacctccgccacctccacccccaccagcacgaccaccacctccgccacctccacccccaccagcacggccaccacctcctccacctccacccccacgaccacagccaccacctcctcctcctccacccccaccagcacgaccaccacctcccccaccaccacctctctcaccaccacccctaccagcactgccaccacctccgccacctccacccccacgagcacggccaccacctcctcctcctccacccccacgaccacggccaccacctcctccacctccacccccacaatcacggccaccacctcctcctcctccaccccgaccagcacgaccaccacctccgccacctccacccccaccagcacggtcaccacctcccccacctccacccccacgagcacggccaccacctcctcctcctccaccgccacgaccacggccaccacctcctcctcctccacccccaccagcacggccaccacctccgccacctccacccccaccagcatgaccaccacctctctcaccaccacccctaccagcacggccaccacctcctcctcctccacccccaccagcacggccaccacctcctccacctccacccccacc acccccacccccaccagcacggccaccacctcctccacctccacccccaccagcacggccaccacctcccccaccgccacccccaccagcacggccaccacctcctccacctctacccccaccagcacggccaccacctcctccacctctacccccaccagcacggccaccacctcctccacccccacccccaccagcacggccaccacctcctcctcctccacccccacgagcacggccaccacctccccccccaccagcacggccaccacctcccccaccaccacctctctcaccaccagccctaccagcactgccagcacctcctcctcctccacccccacgagcacggccaccacctccgccacctccacccccaccagcacggccaccacctccctcacctccacccctaccagcacggccaccacctccctcacctccacccccaccagcacggccaccacctcctcctcctccaccccaaccagcacggccaccacctcctcctcctccacccccaccagcacggccaccacctcctcctcctccacccccaccagcacgaccaccacctccgccacctccacccccaccagcacggccacaacctcctccacccccaccctcacgagcacggccaccacctcctcctcctccacccccacccccacca TTTCCTGCCAGCATGGTGGCACATACAATGGGATCAGGTGCATCTGCGTCCCTGGTTTCTCCGGCCCCGTGTGCGCCTCCCATGATGCCAGCAAGGCCTGCCAGAATGGCAGCACTCCCGTTGGTACCAAATGCATCTGCCCACCGGGTTACTATGGCGACCTGTGTGAATCCTATAACGCCTCCAGGGACTGTCAGAACGGTGGGACTCCGGTGGGAATTGAGTGCCTCTGCCCACCTGCGCACTACGGCTCCCGGTGTGAATTGAATAACACCACCGCCGGCTCCACCACTACCAGGTCCCCTACCACCTCACCTGTCACCACCACCTCAAGCACTGTGTCCCCTCCCACTGCATCCCAGAATACCACCACGCCACGTACCACAACGGCCACATCCCAGGATACCACCACGCCACGTACCACAACCACCACATCCCAGAAAACCACAACTACCATGCCACGTAGCACCACGACCACCACCCGAAGTACGTCTACGCAGGATGTCTCCCCCACCTGTGAGAACGGGGGAACCTGGATGAATGGTGGATGCCAATGCACGTCCAGTTTCCAGGGACCAAAGTGCCAATACGCCGCAGAAGTCATTGAGGTCAAACTCG AGGTGAATGTAACAGTGGACGTGAAGCTGCAGATCACCAGCCACAAATTCACCCCTAAGCTGGAGGACAACACAACTCAAGAATACAAAATCTTTACCTTGCACTTCAAACAGCAG ATGAAGTTGGTTTACAGCAGTATCGCAGGGTACAAAGACGTGGTGATCCTGAAACTGAC GCAGGGCAGCGTCGTGGTGGATCACATTGTCATCCTGGCTTTACCTGTCACTGAGGAACTCAACATGAAGGTTGAGAACGTGGCTGAGCAGCTGAAGACGCAGATAGAGATGGCGGCTGAGAACCAGAACTGCAATGGCAGCTCCT CCATGATGTGTTTCAATGCCTCCTCCGCTGACGTCTCAAACGGGACAATGCCAACGTTCAACGGCACCG AGTACTGCCAGGAATCAGCCCCCGAAGGCTACGGGCAGTTCTACTTCCCTAACCTCACCAAGTCCGGCCTCTCCTGCATCTCCAACTGCACCAAGAGCACGCCTGGCTTCATTAACTGCAACCACGGGCAGTGCCAGCTGACGCGAGCCGGCCCCCAGTGCAT CTGCTCCGAGACGGGCTTGTACTGGTACCCCACAGAGCGCTGCGCCACCCGCATCAGCAAATTGGCCGTTGGTCTGGGCATGGCCGTCGCAGTGCTGGTGATCGTGAGCGCCATCCTTGGTGTCTTTCTGTTCAGAGCCAAGAGGATGAAAACCCAGTTCAG CCTGCACTTGGACAATGACACTGAGAAATGGTACGAGAACGACTATGCCGAATGGAACACTGCTGGGAGCTTCTGCATCAGGAACGAAGGAGCCAACTTCGACAAAG GTTCGGACAGCACCAACTCCTTCAAGGTTAACATGGAATCCATCGACAGCTCTCTCCCG GTGCACATCCAGAGGCCGGAGATTGTTGTGACCCAGCTGTGA